Within Sphaerodactylus townsendi isolate TG3544 linkage group LG05, MPM_Stown_v2.3, whole genome shotgun sequence, the genomic segment CCTGTGGGCTACCTTGGTCCAGTCTCCATTTTCTGTGCCTCCAAATCTTCACGTACCTTATAAAGAACATAGTCGATACGAATCCCTTGAGGATAAAACCGCATTTCCTTTTGATTTGTGAAACAGTTGGTTGGAATCAGAGTGCAGCCATCCTCACAGCCCTGCAAAGAAGACCAGAGTACAGATCTCATAACAatgttttgagggggggaggcagaataCCCCCCAATTCTTCCTCTTTTACACTCACTGTATAAACTGGCCAAGTTTTAATTAGAGCACCTGCAGCAGACTGGCTTTTTTAATTAGAGCACCTGCAGTAGCCTGGCTTGCAGCAGAAGTGAGCAAGGTGGGCAGATGGTTTTAGGAAGGAAAGGGATGTGCAGATGAAGCAGGGCATGCTAACCAAGACAAGGATGCCTACATGGATTTCTCACCTAAATAAAGTCTTGTGCCATTGTTATAAGGTCCCAAGCACTACCTTCTCTACAATGGTGTGAAATTTCCTATGCTgagtaaagaagaaaaataaacaccATCCATACCTTCCTGAACATTTCATGGTCTATGCACAAACACTCACCTCAACTTTCTCTGCAGCAGTGAAGGAGTCCTGCAGGCCTGCCCAGCCTCGTAACAGCCTAATGCCAACATCCTCAGGGTGCATATTCAGGTCTCCACCGAGCAGTACAATGTCAGCCCCTTTGGACGTATGCCTGGGAAGATGGGGCAGTCTCAGGATGGGAGGAAAGGAGGCCCCCTAGCCCTTCCAAGAATGCTTTCCACTAGATGAGATGCAGATTGCATTTGACCCAAATTCTTCTACCCACTGATGACAATGACCATGATCACTCCCCGTTCCTTCCTCACTGAAAAGGGCTGCCAGTAGGTAAGCTGAGCCTCTCACAAGCTAGAACTAGACAGACAGCAtgatacagtggttagagtgttagaccaGGAtccgggaaacccaggtttgaatccccaataGGCCTGTGGGAAAAATGAGTCTCCTTTAATTGGAAAGCCCTGTGCTGATTAGATTCTGTTTCATCTGTTTGATGTTGTGAGACTGAGCAGGGAGTATTAGCTACCTGTCTCagtctctcaaaacattaaagagGTGTTATGCCAGGCTGTCCCAAGCCACTAACTGGCGGACGTGTAAGTATGATCAAGAGCTTGGCTTTTGGCTCTAATTGGTTGAATTAGATTAATCTGACTGTGATTgatggattctttttttaaaaagcttactaTAAGGTTAGAGTGGCTATTCTATTCTAAACCTATCTGAAATGCTGTAACTTTTCTTTGACTTTTATGCTGGCtggaagaaacaaaggccaacacatttcaaggactgtgctaatatttgcatatttgtgagtgTTTTATTCTATCTCATGTCTCAGCTAATCTTCTGCTATTTATATGCAAATGTTATTATTACTGCTGAAGGACTTTTCATGTtgactttttaattttctttctttttataattttttttaaataagttatTTGGTCTGCTGTGTGCCCACTTACTCTCAAGAACCCATGTGAGCTGGGTGGCAAAGCCTAGGCTGCTTCTTTGACAGTCCCCATGAGTGGTGGAGGAGGACAAGGTATACACAGAGTAAAGAAACGTAAAAAAGAACTCTGGACCACTGCCAAGGAGGGATCTAGACAAGGAAAGCACCAAGACTGAGTTTGGGCCATGAGGATAATTGCATTCTACATAGTATCCACTGCAGTACAGATCTCATAACAatgttttgagggggggaggcagaataCCCCCCAATTCTTCCTCTTTTACACTCACTGTATAAACTGGCCAAGTTCCCAGGCCTGGACAACTCGATGAGGCAGGTAAGCATCTTTCTCCCGACAATACTCAGCATGAAGCTTAGGAAGAAAAAGTGAACATTACAATGTCACAACACATTAGGTATTCTCTGAGAACCAAGCTAGGAGATCAAGCTGGAAAATTTTCCCTCTTGAGAAGGCATCCTCAAGGAAGTTGCAAAAGTTTAGGATTATTCATGTGCACCTTCTGCTGACATGTTTTTTGCAGAACAGATATTGCCAATTTTAAGCCAAGCTGGCACAGGGGTTCTGTGCAGTCCTAGGCAAAGGGGTCATCAGTCTAGCCATCTATGATGATGGAAAGCATCTTACCACCTCTTCAAATGAAATTTTCTCCCCCCCGCCCATCTTTGTACCTCATGCCGTGCACCCAGTTCTGGCACTGGGAACATCAGTTACACTTcacaaattaaaatacaattactCACGTGTGTCACATAAACGTTGAAGACTATACCCTGGATCTTTAACTCCACAAGCCCCACAGATTTCCCACAAAACCAGTCCCCatgctggagctgcagaggatGAAGCAGTAGACAGAATGAGACACACACTAGAATAGATATAGACTGATCCCCAACAGCCCATCATGGCAAAGAATGCTCCTTGCTGCCTCCCCAAACCGAAGAATTTTCCACTCACCATGTATGGGTAGCCATTCACAGAGTACTGGTACAGGAAGGTGTCTAAGATCTGGTGTTTAGAGAAGATGCAGAGTCCACTGCCAATCACCCCactaagacagacagacagacagaccccaCAGTTCACCACCATGATCCATTGCTATGCCATCAGTGATCATCTGGGCCTTCCAAGGTGAAATCCACATACTGcattactgctgtgctatagcaATTACCTGCAATTGGGTCATCATGCATGTAATGAATTATTGCTATAGAATAACAATAGCACAATATCCAACTAGGTAGGATGATGCAGCCCAGGTGAACCCCTGTAAGGAACTCTTGTAAGCAAGAGTTTATGAACCACAACTAGCATTAAGAGCCCTTAGGAATGTATTCTTGACTCTAAGGAGGCACTGAGGTCTAGTAGTACCACTCAACATTACGGTGATCTGCTGTCTTGGTGGTTAACCTTGGGAAACAGCCAATGACTTGACATCCATCAAAAGCTGTACATACGAGTAATTTATAATGAGATGCCATAAGTGCATCAAAGTTGTGGGCAATAATGTTTGTTATTCCGTGCAGAATGAAATTGGGTTATTGGACAAGTCCAAAAATATTGGGTCAACTGATTAGTAAACATTGGTCAGGTACTCTGAAGTGTTCTCattattaaaatgaaaacaacagcACTGATAATCAATGCCGATTACAAAAACAATTCACAGTGAAACCATAGAAtgaactttaaaaatgtaaacaataatagTGTTAGGCAAACATGTCTATAAATGTGAACAACGGATTGAATGCTGTGGCTTTTGTCTGGGAACACCACAATCAAGGGGTGGCTACAGTTGTTTAAATTAACATGTTGGAGATGCCAACAGCCCAGGAGGTGACCAGCGGGAAAAGCTTTACCATACAGTGAAGCCTGTGCCTGCCCACTGCAAGTCTGAGGTGAGCAGCCCTTAGTcctgactttggccctttccgcacgggccataaacggcagcTTGGGGACGGCAACCACTTCCAcattcgtgtggaaacggcctttggtAACAAGGGGTGTTGTAGTGAACTAAGGGCTAGCCATATAAGTGGCTATATAAGTACCCCTGACTTGAATGGCCCAGAcaatcctgatcttgtcagatctcagactgTGGAATCTGTTTCATTTCTGTTCTTACAGTAATTATCAGTACAGTCCTAAACACAGTGACACCCTTCTAGGTTCATCAACATCAGTGGGTTCAGAAGGGTGCAAATCCAGCTGCCCTGTAGCTGTACCAGAGTTCATTTACTGCAGTCTCAGAGGCAAAAACTTTGTGCTCACAAACAGTTCTGATAGATGCAGGGATAGTGTCACCTCCTCTGAAGTCATTCAAAAATCATGCTGGAAAGCAAAGGTCCATAAATGGCCAAAGAAAAAGAGCAAAGGACGGCTAATCCACCATGCAGGCAAGGCCTCTGCACAAGTTGTAAGTGCAGTTGATAAATGACGCTTTCAGGAAAATATTAGGAAAAGTCGGAACATCTTCCAAACCCAAGGTGCCCTTTAATGCTgtcataaaacagaaaaaaaatgtggtttcctCCTACACTCATGAGGGGACTCTCCAGGCCTCTGACCAATCACGTCTGCATTGACGGACTATAAAttaagtaaacattttttttattagcACTGTCCGTATACACTGCTATGAGTGGTCAAATGACAGCCATTCAGTAACTCATAGTCAAGGGTCTATCGTAGTTCATTTTACCTTTTGAAATAGTGGGAAGAAGGATAGCGGGCAGACAGTTTCTTTTTCAGCTCCCAGTAGTCTCTTTCACTCCACACCTGGAAAAGCAAAGAGGCTGAGATCTCAGTGACCTTTGGATCAAGGAACAAAAGTGGTGAGTGAACCTGGAGATCAGGCCTACTTTCACTATTCCCCCAGTCCCAGGGTAACAGACAGCCCCTTGCAGCAGACCTCTAGCTCAGTgatacagcatctgctttgcatgcacagGGTCCAGCTCCCAGTATCTGCAGTCCAAAGGATTTGGCAGGAATGATAGGAAAgacctgagaccccggagagctatTCCCAGTCTGAGTACATAATGCTGGCCTTGATAGAGTTTGATTCACGTGTTTATTAACTATATGCACACAACAGTGTAAACTATGCaccatgctttaaaaatgttataGTCGCTCTGAAGGCAAGCTACTTCCACTTCACTTTACAGCAGGTTGGCTAGTGTTTTGCTCCATTATTTTCATGGCTAAGCTGAGATATGAACTCCCTGATTCAAGCCTGACAATATCGACTAGAGCAGATTTGTTCCTACTAGGTCCTCACCTCCTGTAAGAGTGCTAAGTCAAATTCTTCCTGGTCGAGGACATCTCCGATCAGTGCGATGCGCTCTTGCCGTAATTTGCTCAAGTACCGAAGGGCCCTGGAAGGGAAACAAATTGATATGTTGCTGCTGGTTGGCAAATAAAGACTGTTTTGAACAGGGTTTACACTCTGGCCTGGTTGCTTCGTTCTCTTTGGAGAGGCCAAAGTGGCCAAGAATGTCCTTTTCTAGTTTAGGCTGGCTTCCTAGCTACCAGTCTAGCTGCAACTGTCACTACAAAAAACTGGTCTGATTTTAGTCACACTATTAAAGATATTCATAGCAAACTACTGAAATGCGCTCTATCATGAAGATGATTCAGAAGCATCAATCTTGGCAAAATAGACCAGCTAGGACTTTTACTGGGATCCATCACAAAGAACACAGACTTTTCCTGTTACAGaagcactggcttccagtttgcttccaagCTCAATTCAAGGGGACTGGTTTTGAGCCCTAAAGCATTTGGGCCTCATCAGCATTGAACCCTCTTATGTCCAGCTTCTGGTCTGGTCAAAtgacatagggcagtggtggcgaacctatggcacgggtgccagaggtggcactcagagccctctctgtgggcacacgcaaacagagttcgtcatgtgtggcGGGGGGAGatcgcgcccccccccacccacatctaggctggcctgggccactgggctctattattagcattaaacctaagacctagttttggggaagcaatgcaggtaaccctattaagcactgttaaaccccactgattttcatgtgaagaactaaagtgct encodes:
- the SMPD2 gene encoding sphingomyelin phosphodiesterase 2 isoform X2, with the translated sequence MDKDPLFQLRVFDLNCWALRYLSKLRQERIALIGDVLDQEEFDLALLQEVWSERDYWELKKKLSARYPSSHYFKSGVIGSGLCIFSKHQILDTFLYQYSVNGYPYMLQHGDWFCGKSVGLVELKIQGIVFNVYVTHLHAEYCREKDAYLPHRVVQAWELGQFIQHTSKGADIVLLGGDLNMHPEDVGIRLLRGWAGLQDSFTAAEKVEGCEDGCTLIPTNCFTNQKEMRFYPQGIRIDYVLYKDSPQYDVRCNSHVTTTGTVPGKGIPYSDHEAVVATLSVQRKGSGKALNHPTVEPGLVDILNEARMEVRVGLLSAERQRYSCGRMAVLALLLLLMQGAMGLSSMFGRTIQPFPKFSFSLLGLLAVVVLLISSVLYLFHTIEVKILQGTEEQMRVGLQSLHDKLSSG